A single genomic interval of Astyanax mexicanus isolate ESR-SI-001 chromosome 4, AstMex3_surface, whole genome shotgun sequence harbors:
- the LOC125801305 gene encoding zinc finger protein 501-like, with amino-acid sequence MKPSPDMEKHQHSVKSFTKQSNLKKHQRIHTGEKPYHCSDCGNSFTAQSTFKQHKRIHTGEKPYHCSDCGKSFTQQIHLKNHQRIHTGEKPYHCSDCGKSFNLQSTLQKHQRIHTGEKPYYCSDCGKSFNIQSNLKNHQRIHTGEKLYHCSDCGKCFTQQINLKNHQRIHTGEKPYHCSDCGKSFNLQSTLQKHQRIHTGEKPYCCSDCGKSFNQQSNLKLHQRMHTGEKPYYCSDCGKCFTQQSNLKKHQRIHTGEKLYHCSDCGKSFTQQIELKNHQRIHTGEKPYYCSDCGKSFTQQSNLKNHQRIHTGEKPFYCSDCGKNFNHQSNLKKHQRIHTGEKTTSNLFQDN; translated from the coding sequence atgaagccaagtcctgacatggagaaacatcagcactctgtcaagagttttactaaacagagtaatctcaaaaaacaccagcgcattcacacaggagagaaaccgtatcactgctcagactgtgggaacagttttactgcacagagtacTTTCAAACAAcacaagcgcattcacacaggagagaaaccgtatcactgctcagactgtgggaagagttttactcaacagattcatctcaaaaatcaccagcgcattcacacaggagagaaaccgtatcactgctcagactgtgggaagagttttaatctacagagtactctccaaaaacaccagcgcattcacacaggagagaaaccgtattactgctcagactgtgggaagagttttaatatacagagtaatctcaaaaatcatcagcgcattcacacaggagagaaactgtatcactgctcagactgtggaaagtgttttactcaacagattaatctcaaaaatcaccagcgcattcacacaggagagaaaccgtatcactgctcagactgtgggaagagttttaatctacagagtactctccaaaaacaccagcgcattcacacaggagagaaaccgtattgctgctcagactgtgggaagagttttaatcaacagagtaatcttaaactgcaccagcgcatgcacacaggagagaaaccgtattactgctcagactgtgggaagtgttttactcaacagagtaatctcaaaaaacaccagcgcattcacacaggagaaaaactgtatcactgctcagactgtgggaagagttttactcaacagattgagctcaaaaatcaccagcgcattcacacaggagagaaaccatattactgctcagactgtgggaagagttttactcaacagagtaatctcaaaaatcaccagcgcattcacacaggagagaaaccgttttattgctcagactgtgggaagaattttaatcatcagagtaatctcaaaaaacatcagcgcattcacacaggggagAAAACTACCTCAAATCTGTTCCAAgacaattaa